In the Solanum pennellii chromosome 5, SPENNV200 genome, one interval contains:
- the LOC107018692 gene encoding homeobox-leucine zipper protein HAT5, with protein sequence MEVGRVINEKLSHCLWMSNSSPSFHGSVSMVNFEDVGRGEVSKERSFFPEIDKEETSNDDYDSCYHQPEKKRRLLPNQVQFLEKSFEVDNKLEPERKVQLANELGLQPRQIAIWFQNRRARYKTKVLEKDYDALKASFDKLKADYDTLFKENEDLRNEVHLLTQKLHIREKGKENSEQSEPISPIDTQEAQKATTPIVVTSNVPKLMCKQEDATSAKSDVIDSDSPHYTDGNYSSNVFEQEPSDFSQDEDDNLSKNFLYFPEIGDQIQANSCNLSFQIEDQPCWFWQY encoded by the exons atggaAGTTGGAAGGGTTATTAATGAAAAACTTTCTCATTGTCTCTGGATGTCCAATtcttccccatcttttcatg GTTCTGTATCAATGGTTAATTTCGAAGATGTTGGTCGAGGAGAAGTGTCTAAAGAGAGGTCATTTTTCCCAGAAATTGACAAAGAAGAAACTAGCAATGATGATTATGATAGTTGTTATCATCAGccagagaagaagagaagacttTTGCCTAATCAAGTTCAGTTTCTTGAGAAGAGTTTTGAGGTAGATAACAAGCTTGAACCAGAGAGGAAAGTTCAATTGGCTAATGAACTTGGCTTGCAGCCTAGGCAAATTGCTATTTGGTTTCAAAATAGGCGCGCTCGATACAAAACTAAAGTACTTGAGAAGGATTATGATGCTTTGAAAGCTAGCTTTGATAAGCTTAAAGCTGATTATGACACCCTTTTCAAAGAGAATGAGGATTTGAGAAATGAG GTCCATTTGCTTACACAAAAATTGCATATAAGGGAGAAAGGGAAGGAAAACTCAGAACAAAGTGAACCAATTAGTCCAATAGATACACAAGAGGCTCAAAAAGCAACCACTCCAATTGTTGTTACCTCAAATGTACCAAAGTTAATGTGCAAACAAGAAGATGCAACATCAGCAAAAAGTGATGTTATTGATTCAGATAGCCCACATTACACTGATgggaattattcatcaaatgtaTTTGAACAAGAGCCATCTGATTTTTCTCAAGATGAAGATGACAACCTAAGCAAGAACTTTCTATATTTCCCCGAAATCGGAGATCAAATTCAAGCTAATTCATGCAATTTGAGTTTCCAAATTGAAGATCAACCTTGTTGGTTCTGGCAATATTGA